The DNA region TTCGTCACGAACCGGAAGGCTGGCACCTACATATTTCACAATCCAATGATAGGCCTCCGTTGCAGATGTTTGCTGGCTAATAACAGGATGTTTGTCAGAAGGTGCACTCAGGAAGGTCGGCTCTCCTTTACAATACTCAGTCCAGTTGCTTTGTGTCAATTCAAAGCCATTAAGCGAACCACCTTTATCATTATCATAATAATTTCCTTTATAATAAGTTCTAAAGTCGGCATTGCCTCCCAGAAACGGCGGAGTAGGACTCATCGGAACTTTTTCCACCTTAATAGAGTTATCTTCTTGTCTTACATTCTGCCAGTTGTCTACAGGACCTACAATAAAGTAGTTATCCTCAATAGTTGTTTCCGACTGGCCGGACGAATCACCACCCATATTATAAGCGGCACCACTTCCCCAGTTATAAACCACATTGTTCACAAACTGATTCAAACCTTTCACTTTCGGATTACGTGTTTTATTATCAGTATAAAGATTGCGAAAAAGGGTGATACCTGATTCGGTATCAGTCTGAATCAGCCCTCCACAGGAATGATTTTGCAGTCCCTGGCCAAGAATTGAATTCTGAATAGTGATATTGCGTGGAAATGTCCCTTTACTATCCCAATTGATAGAGAAGTTTTCGTCACGCCCCCAGGTAACAGATAGATGGTCAAAAATCATATTCTCACCATTTGCTATTCCGGCAGCATCTTTTCCATCAGGACCTTCTATTCCCATACGGATGCGCAAATGACGACAAATAAGATTGCTAGCCCCGGTAAACGATACACGATTGCCATAAAGCACAATACCATCTCCGGGAGCAGTCTGAGCTGCAACAGTCAGATTTTTAGAGAATACAAGCGCCTCTTTCAGATGGATTACGCCCGCTACATCAAACACAATAATACGGTCGGGCTTACTCACGGCAGAACGTAATGAGCCTTCTTCATCATTATCTTCCAAAGTCGTCACATGATATATTTCTCCGCCACGACCACCGGTAGCATTAGCCCCATAACCTTCCGCACCGGGAAAAGCCAGAACTTTACCATAGTCGGGAAAAGGGCCGTCGGTACCTTTCTTCAAAACAATCTCAATATCATTATCGCTGCAACTCATTCCAAACGTTGCAATAAGGAGTAAAACTCCGGCACTCTTAAAGAAGTTTAATAGAGTAGTTTTCATTTTAGGTTGATTTATACAGGTAAACATTTGTTGTTCGCTAAAAGCAATAAGAATCCATGCCTCTGTCCGGACGGACAAAAGCCTATCTTTTAATAATAGACATTTTAGGAATAAATAATTGAATTAAAAAGATAGCCTTAAACCCACATAAAAAATCTATAAATATTTGTTTTATGCAAATTTAAGGCTATGTATTATCTGCTTTCAGAATGAAGCAAGATTATTTGGCGTAAGCCGGATGCTGAGTCAGATTCGGGTTATCTACCATCGGATGTCCGGGATCCTTTGCAGCAAAAGGTAACAATTCGCAGCAGTTCTTTTGGAAACCATAGTACAAACCGTCACTTCCATCAGAAGCTTCAATCCAATTAGGGAATTTACCACCGTTTTCGGCATAGCCTGTAGGATTTTTATAAATGATGGCACCAATTTGCAAAGCATTAAATCCACCGGTAAAACCGACAGCTTTACGTGCATTGCCATTGAATGTACTTGTATAAGCTTCAAACATATTAGTCGGATACCATTTGTCTCCATCTTCTACCACAACTCCATGAGCTCTCACAATTTCGGCTAACTTCGCTTGATATTCATTATATTTTCCTTGTTCTGTCGGAATCTCTTTTATAACTACAATTTCAGCCTCATCTGTCAAGTCAATATAATCCAAAGCAAGGAATTTATCACCATACTGCTGTCCATCTACCTGGAACTTATACAAACGGTAAATCGGCATATTAGCATACTTGCCTTCTCGCTTAGAAAGATCTTTCATATCCTTCTTAGCTTCTTCCAGTTGTTCGGACAAGCGATTCATACGAATCATATCCGTACGAAGCATAAACTCGCCAGCAAACTCCCATTTACGTTCCTGGAGTAAAGCATCTTCAAAAGCTTGTTGATCAGATGGTATGGAAAGCGCACCTACTCCGGCACGGTCACGCACTTGCTTCAAAGCATCTTTAGCAGCTTGTGTAGGACCGTTATTCAGATAGTTTTGAGTTTCAGCATACATCAATAATACATCGGCATAACGCATTACAGGAATGTTTAAGTTACGCTTTGCAGCCTCTTGCGGCTCCACGCACCAAGGAATACGGAATTTTCCGTGCATAATGCAAGAGTAAGTAGTACCTACATCAACAAATGTATCATCCGCTGCACCTTTATTCAAGAAGTAGATACTATAAGATGTACAAGTAACGTCACGACGCGTGTCATTATCATCAAACGACAAATAATACGTTGGTAGCATAAACTGCATAGCTTTACGTGAACCATAAGTACCACCACGAGATCCCGGTTGCGCCAAAACCCCAAAATTAGAGTTTGTATTCGGACCATATTGTGCCAAATCCCAAATCATTTCAGCATCTGTGGCAGTGAAATTACGCTGACAGAAGTTGTACCACAAATATTGGAATCCACTCATGCCACTTTGCGCTTGAATTAAAGAATTTTCGTTCTTATCGATAATAGCTTTACAAGCATCGTTAGCAATCTGATAAAGTTCACGAACGCGTGCTTCATCATCACGGCGTGCCAATTTCAAACTGGCAGGGTCATTCGTCTGCAGATTCCAACGTAATGAGTAACCACCTGCATAAAGAGCTGTACGAGCCAGCAGAGCATAAACACCTTGCTTAGACAAACGTTCCGCTGTGGCGTATCCACTTTCCTTGAACCAAGGTACCCAATCTTTAGCTTGCTGCAAATCTGCAATTATCTGATCATATATTTCATCACGTGATGAACGTTTAGGATAGAATGTATTTTCATCATTCGGATCCAGTTCTTCCATCGGAGTCCATACTGCCGGAACATCACCATAAATACGTATTAAGTTCAAATAACAAAAAGCACGAATAGAAAGAGCTTCACCTAATAGAGCATTACGTTTAGTAGTTTCACTCATCTTCTTCAATTTAGAAATTGCAAGATTGGTAGACTCAATGATACGATACCCCTCTTTGAAGATTGTAGTCACTGTAGCAGGTACCATTGGATCATAACTATAATTACAAATTCTATATTTTGAATTATTAGTAGAACCGTCTTCACTGGAGTGCATCACAGTCTCACCCATACCTAAATGGTAATACATTTCCTGATGAATCAAACCACGATAACAACCCAGAATAAACAATTCCGCCATATCCTCATCTTGAAACACCGTTTCGGAGTCAGGGTCTGTGTAGGATGGCATATCAAGCCAATCCTGACACGAAGTCATACTTAAAAGGAAGGAAGAGATAGCTGTTGCGAACAACGTCTTCTTCAACCCAGACAATATTATTGATACTTTTTTCATGATTAATAAACGTTTTAGATTAGAATGTTAAGTTAAGACCGATTACATAGCTTCTGGAGCGAGGATACATAGAACTGTCATATCCAGGCGTACAAGCCACATAATCACTACTACCAGCAGAAACTTCAGGGTCATAACCAGAATAGCCGGTAATCGTAGCCAGATTATTAGCCGTGAAGTAAATACGCGCATTAGAAATCATAGCTTTCTGTAACCATCTCTTGGGGAATGTATAACCTACCGTTACCTGTGCAATACGCAGATAGGAGCCATCCTCTACATAATAAGAAGAAGGATAAGTGATATAACTTGAATTCGTACTACCCAAATTCCACAAACGAGAAGATTCATCAGGGTTCAATTCTTTGATGCGTGCTAATGTTGTAGCTTTCTGTCCCGTTACAGGATCTATCAGACGATAGTAGTTACTTCCAAACTCAGCAGGTACATTTTGGAATTGTCCATAAGGGCTCATACTATGCTTAGTTGCGTTATAAATATCGTTTCCGATAGAGAATTTCATAAATACACTCAAATCAAAACCACGGAAAGTAAAAGTATTATTAAAACCGCCGATACAATCCGGAGTACCATTACCAATCTTTACCTTATGAGCTTCAGAGAATTGTGCTGTACCATCTTCACCGGTTTGATTTGCTGCAAATTTAATATCACCAGGTTGCACAGGTTTAGCTTCTCCCTTTGAATTTACAGGAACAACAACGCCTTCACGCAAGGAGAAATTACCTTTATCGTCCTGCATAAAATCATCAGTAGTATAGACTCCATCATATATATAACCATACATGTCACCTAGCTTCTGGCCAACTACAGCATAATAAGTTACTGTACCGGAACGATTACCGCCAACAGCAAAAGTTTTTTCATTCTGTCCAGTTTCCAACGAAATCACTTTGGAGCGATTGAATGCCAAATTCAGGTCTGAAGTCCAACTAAAGTCCTTTGTTCTTATATTCACCGTATTGAGAGTCAATTCAAAACCCCGGTTACGCATTTTTCCCACATTTTGATATTGCGCTGTATAACCAGTTGAAGATGGGATAACACATTTCATCAACATATCACTTACTTCATTGTTATACCATTCTGCTGTCAGATTCACGCGACTATTAAACAAAGCAACATCCAAACCAACATTAGTGGAACGCAATGTCTCCCATTTTAAATTCTTATTTCCTAAAGTGGTATCCAGTACATAAGCCAATGTACCGGTATTATTATTCATCGGATAATCAGACTCCTTAATCGAAGTTGTGTATAAGTAATCACCGATATTACAATTACCCGTCGTTCCGTATCCCACACGCAATTTCAAACTATTAACATAATTCATCAGACTACTTTCTTTAAAGAAACTTTCTTCAGAAATACGCCATGCAGCTGATGCAGAAGGGAAGACACCCCATCTGTTACCGTCTGCAAATTTAGAAGAACCATCGGCACGGACAGTAGCTGTAAACAGATATCGTTCGTCAAAATTATAGTTAGCACGTGCAAAAGCAGAAACAATACCGCTATGCTTATGAGAAACACTCTTCTCATAAACCGTAGCATTAGCTATATTATCAAGCCCGAAGTTAGGATACGGGAATTGTCTAAGCTTCATTGAATTTCCTTCCGATTCGCTATAAGAAGCTTCATGTCCTAACAAAACATTCAACTTATGTTTTTTAGCAAAAGTCTGATGATAGTTAAGAGTATTAGTGATTTGCCATTTGTAAGACTCATCATTACCAATACTACCATTAATACCTGTATTTTTCGGATCCATCAAATAAGAAGTAGAATTATGGTCAGCAAATGAATCTGATTTAGAACTAGACCATGTATAACTTCCAGCTGTACGCCAAGTAAAATATTTAAAGAGATCAAATTCTATCCCGGCATTAACCGAATACATACGTGAACGTTTTTTAGAGGTAGAAGCCTCATTCTGAACTAGTGGATTAGCCGTATCATAATTACTGTTCAGAGAAGAATAATTCGGATAGGTCTGAGTATTCAACAATTCATCTTGTGTAAACATAGTACCTCCATTGATTGGCTGAAGCAAAACGTTCTTCATACCAGAATAAGCACCACCACCCATCGTTTTCTTATTAGAAAACATAGCATTTACATCCAAGCGAACCCCCTTATAGAGTTCTGTATTGATCTTTGTACGGAATGAACTTCTATTAGAACTATGATTAGCCAGCAAACCATCTTGCCCATTATAATTGTAAGTCAACATCACTTGTGTCTTATCGGTACCCGTAGTAACATTGACATTATGACTTTGTGTTAAAGCAGAACCTCCAAATACTTCGTCCTGCCAATCAAGTGTGGAAGCACCGGCATAGCGATCATGAATACGGCTGTAAGCACCTGTATAGAAATCGGAGACATCCGTAGCTAGATTATTATCAAAAACACTGCTCCAGTTACCCGGCACCCCCTGCAAATTAGCAAATTCATACTGATATTTCACATACTCTTCAGCATCAGACATCATATCCAGCTTTTTACTGAGTACATCGAATGAAAAATAAGTATTATAATTTACTTGAGTCTTACCTTTCTTACCCGATTTAGTTGTAATCAAAATGATACCGTTAGAACCACGTGCACCATAAATTGCCGTAGATGAAGCATCCTTCAACACATCAATACTTTCTATATCATTCACATCAATATTGCTGAGCGCATCACTCATTTCAAATCCGTCCACAATATAGAGTGGTGCAGTACTTTGAGTAATAGACATACCTCCACGAATAGTGATATTAGCTCCTGCACCCGGAGCACCACTGGCAGTAACAATATTTACACCGGCAGCCTTACCTTGCAAAGCCTGTGCAGCAGTCATAGCCGGAACTGCTGCCAAATCGTTGCTTGACACCGAAGAAGTTGCTCCCGTCAGATCTTTACGTTTCACCTTCGCATAACCAATGGCAACAACTTCTTCCAACATCACAGAAGACTCTTTTAATGTAACATCAAAATGAGTTTTGTTACCAATTACTACAGTTTGATTATCATAACCAATAAATGAAACAACCAACTCCTTTGCAGAAGACGGTACAGAAAGTTTAAAGTTACCATCCATATCGGTAATCGTGCCGATTGAATTATTACTTTTCACTGTTACAGAAGCACCAATCACCACATCTATCGCATCGCGAACTGTACCGGTGATTGTTTTGTTCTGAGCAAAAATACTTAGAGAACTACCTATTAATAGGAGCATTAACAAGCAGAGGTTTTTGTGTAAGATTCTCATAGATTATTAATATAATTGATTAATAAATAAATTCAAGCCTAACAAGGCAAGTACCCGTTATCGAGCACAGAACTTGTGTTGGCAAATATAGAGAATCCAGCAAGGGGTAAAATTGAGAGTTTTGACCGAAAGACTTCCTTTTTTGATTTTCTTCATGAACTAAAAAGCATTCAGTTCGTAGAAACGCCTAAATCACAAGCAATTAATAATCATTTTGATCTTAAACTGAGCATTTTGATTTTATAATAAGTTCTCTTCTTCCACGTCTGTTTCACGGCCAAAAGACCTATATTCTAGTGGAGTAAAGCCTGTACGTTTTTTAAAAAGAGAAAAGAAATGTTCTGTTGATTTATAATCAAGCATAAAGGAGATTTCCTTGACTGATTGAGAAGTACCGACCAATAATTGTTTTGCTTTACGTAACTTAAGTTCCTGAAAATATTTGGCAGGCGCATACCCTGTATAATCCTTGAATACTTTGCGAAACCACGAATAACTGATATTCAATTTCATTGCTAGTTCTTCCGGATCAATATCCTTAAATACATTCTCATTCATTATAATTTTCGCCTGTTCAATCTTCTGGTCCACATCTCCCACCTCAAAAATCTTATTCTTAGAAATAGAGAGAATCATTCCTATCATGTGCAGAACAATACCGGAAAGATACTGCTGGGAAGAGATTTTATCTGCCTCTGCTATTTCCAAAGCACGTGAGAAAAGTGTTACCAATTCCTCATTCAATCCAACTTCCAGGACCTGATTATCTTTAGAAAGAAAACCGCCACGTATCATGTCATCAATGACTGGCCCTTCAAAACCGATGTAATATTCATTCCAACCTGTCTGCTGATAAGGATGATAGGTATGCCATTGTCCAGGGAAGAGCACCATGAGCCGTCCTTTGCATACTTGTTTCTCGGGAGTAGTATCAGAAGTAAACAGTCCGCGTCCTTTTGTGATGTATACCAACTGATACTCACGCAAAACACGCCCTTTCTTTGCGTTGAAAAAGTAGCCGGAAGGATGATCTTTTAAGGGATAAGGAGAATTAGGCTGGATAGACTGAAAGCCTACAGTATTTACCCACAGACCAAATTTCTGGTCCATATCATTCACAATCAGATACTTGAATTCAACTCCTAAATCATTATAGTTTTTAGTCATAATACGTGTTTTGCATGATAGGTTCGGACAAAAATAGGAATTATTTGTGAATAAAAAAACGTCCGTTCCGGGTTAATTGTAAAATATCCCCGGAACGGACCTATAAATATTATTAAAGAAAGGAAATACTATTTCTTCACAACAATCTTATCATATTGCTGCTCTGCCTTGATTTCCGTATACTTCGGTGCATCTATCATCTCGATAAGTGCACGAAGTACAGGACCTTCACCCATAGGATCGTTCTCCTGGGTGGGACGGTTGTAATAGTATGCTACAGAAGGCATGATACCCGTTCCTACACAAATAGAGGTTACATCACCATCATCAGAGATTTTTTTCATCATACCTTTCAGACCTTGTTCGGCCACATAGATAAAGTCCGGATGTAGCCAACCTTCCTTTACACCACGGGCAATACCGAATACAAACATTGCTGTACCTGTAATTTCCTCATAAGAATCTTCTTTATCCAGCAATTGATGCCAAAGTCCGTTCTTACCTTGATAGCGTGCTACACCACTGGCTTGCTGACGGAAGTTCTCAATAACCGCCTCACGCATTGGATGATCTTTCGGCATCATACTGAGCAAATCAGCTTGTGCCATAAACACCCAGCCGTTGGCACGGCTCCAATGAGCCACTCCGTGTTCCTTATTGTCTGTATGATAACAGTGATAATAAATCTGCTTTTCAGGGCACCAGAGATAGCGATTATAATTCAATACCTGATTGGCAGCATCATTGAAATACTTTTCATCACCGGTTATCTTACCCATGCGGGCAAGGAAAGAGATGGCCATGAAGGCATCATCCGCCCAAATAGTATTGACGTGTGGCCAGATACGCGCAATAGTGCCATCAACCAAACGAGGTTCACC from Bacteroides sp. MSB163 includes:
- a CDS encoding pectate lyase family protein, with the protein product MSCSDNDIEIVLKKGTDGPFPDYGKVLAFPGAEGYGANATGGRGGEIYHVTTLEDNDEEGSLRSAVSKPDRIIVFDVAGVIHLKEALVFSKNLTVAAQTAPGDGIVLYGNRVSFTGASNLICRHLRIRMGIEGPDGKDAAGIANGENMIFDHLSVTWGRDENFSINWDSKGTFPRNITIQNSILGQGLQNHSCGGLIQTDTESGITLFRNLYTDNKTRNPKVKGLNQFVNNVVYNWGSGAAYNMGGDSSGQSETTIEDNYFIVGPVDNWQNVRQEDNSIKVEKVPMSPTPPFLGGNADFRTYYKGNYYDNDKGGSLNGFELTQSNWTEYCKGEPTFLSAPSDKHPVISQQTSATEAYHWIVKYVGASLPVRDEVDQYLIDELTSLGKKGTIIQNEQDVQQFSLGGIGTIQNGEKPLDSDNDGIPDEFEDKYGLDKNDPSDAAKIANNGYTNIENYIFTLDAKLNN
- a CDS encoding RagB/SusD family nutrient uptake outer membrane protein, with product MKKVSIILSGLKKTLFATAISSFLLSMTSCQDWLDMPSYTDPDSETVFQDEDMAELFILGCYRGLIHQEMYYHLGMGETVMHSSEDGSTNNSKYRICNYSYDPMVPATVTTIFKEGYRIIESTNLAISKLKKMSETTKRNALLGEALSIRAFCYLNLIRIYGDVPAVWTPMEELDPNDENTFYPKRSSRDEIYDQIIADLQQAKDWVPWFKESGYATAERLSKQGVYALLARTALYAGGYSLRWNLQTNDPASLKLARRDDEARVRELYQIANDACKAIIDKNENSLIQAQSGMSGFQYLWYNFCQRNFTATDAEMIWDLAQYGPNTNSNFGVLAQPGSRGGTYGSRKAMQFMLPTYYLSFDDNDTRRDVTCTSYSIYFLNKGAADDTFVDVGTTYSCIMHGKFRIPWCVEPQEAAKRNLNIPVMRYADVLLMYAETQNYLNNGPTQAAKDALKQVRDRAGVGALSIPSDQQAFEDALLQERKWEFAGEFMLRTDMIRMNRLSEQLEEAKKDMKDLSKREGKYANMPIYRLYKFQVDGQQYGDKFLALDYIDLTDEAEIVVIKEIPTEQGKYNEYQAKLAEIVRAHGVVVEDGDKWYPTNMFEAYTSTFNGNARKAVGFTGGFNALQIGAIIYKNPTGYAENGGKFPNWIEASDGSDGLYYGFQKNCCELLPFAAKDPGHPMVDNPNLTQHPAYAK
- a CDS encoding TonB-dependent receptor: MRILHKNLCLLMLLLIGSSLSIFAQNKTITGTVRDAIDVVIGASVTVKSNNSIGTITDMDGNFKLSVPSSAKELVVSFIGYDNQTVVIGNKTHFDVTLKESSVMLEEVVAIGYAKVKRKDLTGATSSVSSNDLAAVPAMTAAQALQGKAAGVNIVTASGAPGAGANITIRGGMSITQSTAPLYIVDGFEMSDALSNIDVNDIESIDVLKDASSTAIYGARGSNGIILITTKSGKKGKTQVNYNTYFSFDVLSKKLDMMSDAEEYVKYQYEFANLQGVPGNWSSVFDNNLATDVSDFYTGAYSRIHDRYAGASTLDWQDEVFGGSALTQSHNVNVTTGTDKTQVMLTYNYNGQDGLLANHSSNRSSFRTKINTELYKGVRLDVNAMFSNKKTMGGGAYSGMKNVLLQPINGGTMFTQDELLNTQTYPNYSSLNSNYDTANPLVQNEASTSKKRSRMYSVNAGIEFDLFKYFTWRTAGSYTWSSSKSDSFADHNSTSYLMDPKNTGINGSIGNDESYKWQITNTLNYHQTFAKKHKLNVLLGHEASYSESEGNSMKLRQFPYPNFGLDNIANATVYEKSVSHKHSGIVSAFARANYNFDERYLFTATVRADGSSKFADGNRWGVFPSASAAWRISEESFFKESSLMNYVNSLKLRVGYGTTGNCNIGDYLYTTSIKESDYPMNNNTGTLAYVLDTTLGNKNLKWETLRSTNVGLDVALFNSRVNLTAEWYNNEVSDMLMKCVIPSSTGYTAQYQNVGKMRNRGFELTLNTVNIRTKDFSWTSDLNLAFNRSKVISLETGQNEKTFAVGGNRSGTVTYYAVVGQKLGDMYGYIYDGVYTTDDFMQDDKGNFSLREGVVVPVNSKGEAKPVQPGDIKFAANQTGEDGTAQFSEAHKVKIGNGTPDCIGGFNNTFTFRGFDLSVFMKFSIGNDIYNATKHSMSPYGQFQNVPAEFGSNYYRLIDPVTGQKATTLARIKELNPDESSRLWNLGSTNSSYITYPSSYYVEDGSYLRIAQVTVGYTFPKRWLQKAMISNARIYFTANNLATITGYSGYDPEVSAGSSDYVACTPGYDSSMYPRSRSYVIGLNLTF
- a CDS encoding AraC family transcriptional regulator — translated: MTKNYNDLGVEFKYLIVNDMDQKFGLWVNTVGFQSIQPNSPYPLKDHPSGYFFNAKKGRVLREYQLVYITKGRGLFTSDTTPEKQVCKGRLMVLFPGQWHTYHPYQQTGWNEYYIGFEGPVIDDMIRGGFLSKDNQVLEVGLNEELVTLFSRALEIAEADKISSQQYLSGIVLHMIGMILSISKNKIFEVGDVDQKIEQAKIIMNENVFKDIDPEELAMKLNISYSWFRKVFKDYTGYAPAKYFQELKLRKAKQLLVGTSQSVKEISFMLDYKSTEHFFSLFKKRTGFTPLEYRSFGRETDVEEENLL
- a CDS encoding glycoside hydrolase family 88/105 protein translates to MKRTFFSLALLLAVATLTAQTKMTAREAAVKIADRILASTTYEFKNTKTGETYKSVKKLPLDMDVKVACKYNNWHYTNGVTNMALMELGDKLGDKKYEKYVLKNMNFVFNEGNLDFFRKQYDEAFKQDGWNAVRKLSWHMIFRGKRLDDNGPMGASLIELQLKYPNDSFLGYINETAEHLNYGEPRLVDGTIARIWPHVNTIWADDAFMAISFLARMGKITGDEKYFNDAANQVLNYNRYLWCPEKQIYYHCYHTDNKEHGVAHWSRANGWVFMAQADLLSMMPKDHPMREAVIENFRQQASGVARYQGKNGLWHQLLDKEDSYEEITGTAMFVFGIARGVKEGWLHPDFIYVAEQGLKGMMKKISDDGDVTSICVGTGIMPSVAYYYNRPTQENDPMGEGPVLRALIEMIDAPKYTEIKAEQQYDKIVVKK